One region of Esox lucius isolate fEsoLuc1 chromosome 17, fEsoLuc1.pri, whole genome shotgun sequence genomic DNA includes:
- the ndufaf3 gene encoding NADH dehydrogenase [ubiquinone] 1 alpha subcomplex assembly factor 3: MAVTMCARLFLQRSSQGLRFSPLTSTAFTSPFLSRAHRLGPSDDEMYQRTTVSVMQKEPGAGAMIYSYSPRGFNVDGNRVVGPCAVLPPAILQWNVGSYKDITIESMALFHMLEPRIEVLVLGTGGRSERIDPKVLAFLKSKGIAVEVQDTPNACATFNFLSSERRVVAAGLIPPPVSTELE; this comes from the exons ATGGCTGTCACGATGTGTGCAAGACTGTTTCTCCAAAGATCTTCACAGGGTCTGCGGTTCAGCCCTCTAACATCAACCGCGTTCACAAG TCCCTTTCTGTCTCGCGCCCACAGGCTTGGTCCCAGTGATGATGAGATGTACCAAAGGACCACAGTGTCTGTCATGCAGAAAGAACCGGGAGCTGGGGCGATGATTTACAGTTACAGTCCCCGGGGGTTCAACGTCGATGGGAACCGTGTCGTAGGACCGTGCGCAGTGCTACCTCCAGCCATACTCCAATGGAAT GTAGGCAGCTATAAGGACATCACCATAGAGAGCATGGCCCTGTTTCACATGCTGGAACCTCGAATTG AGGTTCTAGTCCTGGGTACGGGAGGTCGATCAGAGCGGATTGATCCTAAAGTCCTGGCTTTCCTCAAGAGCAAAGGCATTGCTGTGGAGGTGCAAGACACA CCAAACGCTTGTGCAACCTTCAACTTCCTGAGCAGTGAACGGCGGGTCGTGGCGGCCGGTCTGATTCCTCCCCCAGTCAGCACAGAGCTGGAATAG
- the zgc:112334 gene encoding rab GDP dissociation inhibitor alpha encodes MQEFDIIVLGTGLKECILSGLMSVSGKKVLHIDRNPYYGGESASISPLEEVYRKFQVPGPAKSLGRGRDWNVDLIPKFLLASGQLVKMLVYTEVTRYLDFKVIEGSYVYKAGKIHKVPSTEAEALSSDLMGMFDKRRFRKLLVFILNFEEGDPRTHQDIDPNRTSMRELFRRFDLGPDIMEFTGHALALYRNDDYLDQPCVQTIRRIKLYTESLARYNCSPYLYPLYGLGELPQGFARLSAVHGGTYILNRGVEDIVLDKGKVVAVKSEGAVFRCKQLICDPSYVPNRVKKVGRVIRVICFLNHPIKNTHDANSCQIIIPQAQVHRKSDIYVCMVSYTHNVSSSGMYVAMVSTTVETNDPEKEVQPGLELLEPIDQKFVSVSNMMVPIDDGRNSQIFVSRSYDATTHFETECEDIKDMYRRMTGSEFIFGDLRRDCDDDEDED; translated from the exons ATGCAGGAGTTTGATATCATAGTGTTGGGTACAGGACTGAAG GAATGTATTCTCTCTGGCTTGATGTCAGTTAGCGGGAAGAAGGTTCTTCACATCGACCGCAACCCATACTATGGAGGAGAGAGTGCTTCCATCTCCCCCCTGGAGGAG gtCTATAGGAAGTTTCAGGTTCCTGGCCCGGCTAAGTCATTGGGTCGTGGGAGGGACTGGAATGTGGACCTTATTCCTAAATTTCTACTTGCCAGCG GACAACTAGTAAAAATGCTGGTGTATACGGAGGTTACTCGGTATCTGGACTTTAAGGTGATAGAGGGCAGCTACGTGTACAAGGCTGGTAAAATCCACAAAGTTCCTTCTACCGAGGCCGAAGCCCTTTCTTCAG ATCTGATGGGGATGTTTGACAAGCGCCGGTTCAGGAAGCTGCTAGTCTTCATCCTAAACTTTGAGGAGGGTGACCCGCGGACCCACCAGGATATAGACCCCAACAGGACCAGCATGAGGGAGCTATTTCGTCGCTTTGACCTGGGACCAGATATCATGGAGTTCACCGGACACGCTCTAGCCCTGTACCGTAATGACGA CTACTTGGATCAGCCGTGTGTCCAGACCATCAGACGGATCAAGCTGTATACAGAATCTCTGGCCCGCTACAACTGCAGTCCCTATCTGTATCCATTGTATGGGCTAGGGGAACTACCTCAGGGATTtgccag GCTAAGTGCTGTGCATGGAGGCACCTACATATTAAATAGAGGAGTGGAGGATATTGTTCTGGACAAGGGAAAAGTGGTGGCAGTGAAATCTGAAGGAGCT GTGTTTCGCTGTAAACAGCTGATCTGTGACCCCAGCTACGTGCCCAACCGGGTGAAGAAGGTGGGACGGGTTATACGGGTCATCTGTTTCCTGAATCATCCAATCAAAAATACCCATGATGCCAACTCCTGTCAAATCATCATCCCTCAAGCACAAGTCCACAGAAAATCAG ACATCTACGTGTGTATGGTGTCCTACACCCACAATGTGTCATCGTCAGGGATGTATGTTGCCATGGTGAGCACCACTGTAGAGACCAACGACCCCGAGAAAGAGGTGCAACCTGGACTGGAACTGCTGGAGCCTATTGATCAGAA ATTTGTTTCTGTCAGCAACATGATGGTCCCCATTGATGACGGAAGGAACAGTCAG ATCTTTGTGTCCCGCTCCTATGATGCCACTACTCACTTTGAGACTGAGTGTGAGGACATTAAGGACATGTATCGCCGAATGACAGGCTCAGAATTCATCTTTGGTGACTTACGCAGAGACTGTGATGACGATGAGGATGAGGACTGA